The sequence TTATCGGCGCGCTGGTGGGAGGTTATTTAGGCCAAGTCTTTGTGGGGACTAGCGCGGGAGCATCCTTTGGAGCATTAACTCTACCCAGCATAGCTTTTGCAGTCATCGGCGCGATCGTGGTACTTTTCGTCTGGGGATTGTTGACTCAGCGTGCAGCATAATAAACATTGCCAATTCCTAGTCGATCGCGCTTTAGGGTATTCATAAACCCGGTTTCTTGTAGAAACCGGGTTTTTCAGTTAATAACCACCGGTGCGATCGCCGTAATAAGATTGGTTCGTAGTGAGGACTTTAGTCCGCTGATTTGGATGCGGACTAAAGTCCTCATTACGAACCTTGTTTATTTTATCGAACTCGGCGGTTGAAACCGCTAGCAACGCGAGCACACAAACAAAACCCGCCTCCGCGGGTTGAAGAGTAAAGTTAATTAATCCGCAAGTTGAAAGGTAAGCGAACGTAGACGCCTTGCGGGTCGTTCATCGATTTGATCACGGCTAATTCATCTTGCATTTTCTTAACTTCTGCACTCAGCGGGTCGAGTTTGGTGGCTGGTTTTAAGACATGAACGCCAGAAAGTCTTTCCAAAATTCGCTCTTCCAAACTGCGACGTTTAGGGTATTCTTCCAACTGCCAATTGTCGCCTAGTTTAGCTTGTTTGGTAGCCTCTCGGATAGC comes from Microcoleus sp. bin38.metabat.b11b12b14.051 and encodes:
- a CDS encoding GlsB/YeaQ/YmgE family stress response membrane protein, yielding MGIIAWIVLGLIAGAIAKAIYPGTQGGGFVATTVLGIIGALVGGYLGQVFVGTSAGASFGALTLPSIAFAVIGAIVVLFVWGLLTQRAA